Proteins encoded within one genomic window of Strongyloides ratti genome assembly S_ratti_ED321, scaffold srae_chrx_scaffold0000005:
- a CDS encoding Nematode cuticle collagen, N-terminal domain and Collagen triple helix repeat-containing protein yields MENLVKKDSDQHRRMRQYAIFAVAISTTAIAAIVLSVPILYSYIQDIQSLITVESDFCKMQSRDLIYEMYSIQSQKGSTSGRQKRHWLFGQWVPDNQAGGGYGSPAPAASNGYEPVVDPEPAPTCCPCLQGPPGPPGPPGCDGNDGMDGAPGRDGKSGRDGSITPADGPNEPCIICPPGPPGISGIQGAKGPQGPRGANGFHGTDGKRGEMGMAGPPGPMGLPGPEGAQGKKGPDGRVIDIEGPPGPPGAPGPQGPAGPKGPKGTPGRSIPGPKGPCGDTGRQGRDGKKGAQGPKGPLGSKGPNGDCFHCPTPRTPPGY; encoded by the exons ATGgaaaatttagttaaaaagGATTCAGACCAACATag acgTATGCGTCAATATGCAATTTTTGCAGTTGCTATCTCAACAACTGCTATTGCTGCTATTGTTTTAAGTGTACCAATTTTGTACTCTTATATTCAAGATATTCAAAGTTTGATAACAGTTGAATCTGATTTCTGCAAGATGCAATCTCGTGATCTTATTTATGAGATGTATTCTATTCAAAGTCAAAAGGGAAGTACATCTGGAAGACAAAAAAGACATTGGCTTTTTGGACAATGGGTACCTGATAATCAAGCTGGTGGTGGTTATGGAAGTCCAGCTCCAGCTGCTAGTAATGGTTATGAACCAGTTGTTGATCCAGAACCAGCTCCAACTTGTTGCCCATGTCTTCAAGGACCACCAGGACCACCAGGTCCACCAGGATGTGATGGTAATGATGGTATGGATGGTGCTCCAGGAAGAGATGGTAAGAGTGGACGTGATGGAAGTATCACACCAGCTGACGGACCAAATGAACCATGTATTATCTGTCCACCAGGACCACCAGGTATTTCTGGAATACAAGGAGCTAAAGGACCACAAGGACCACGTGGAGCTAATGGATTCCATGGAACTGATGGAAAGAGAGGAGAAATGGGTATGGCTGGACCACCAGGACCAATGGGATTACCAGGACCTGAAGGTGCACAAGGAAAGAAAGGACCAGATGGACGTGTTATTGATATTGAAGGACCACCAGGTCCACCAGGAGCTCCAGGACCACAAGGACCAGCAGGACCAAAAGGACCAAAAGGTACTCCAGGAAGATCTATTCCAGGACCTAAAGGACCATGTGGAGATACTGGTCGTCAAGGACGTGATGGAAAGAAAGGAGCTCAAGGACCAAAAGGGCCACTTGGATCCAAAGGACCAAATGGAGATTGCTTCCACTGTCCAACTCCACGTACTCCACCAGGTTATTAA
- a CDS encoding Drug/metabolite transporter domain-containing protein, with protein MVIMSNHINETKVKNETLNNESMEGNIDIDDYKYSNLRTLTRQVVLSILIIIAVAICWTGGTQFSKSALIIDPKHFYAPYTMTWFNTNFMILCYPTYLIYILIRHDRDIEYLKSCHNEALRIYQVYSIKSKFVQYLMSTILFLIFWIGANYCYSMSLVYVAASITTSISAANTAIVLILSWIILKDKFNFYQIISIVCAVSGVVIISLDKSTSTNSSFWEHFLGILLAILSAAFSATYKVFFKKIIGNANLGQVSIFMTGLGMMNLIINIIPCIFFIIYKGEIIEFSYIPWLPIIGSSLLSLLFNFLINFGIALLHPLVISIGMLMGIPLNIIVDILFRHLNVKKDFLIGGSLILLSFILIVFPLDIFIKEHFKKWRKNRNKNA; from the exons atggtTATTATGAGTAATCATATTAATGAAACAAAGGTTAAGAATGAAACGTTAAATAATGAAAGTATGGAAGGTAATATTGATATCGATGATTACAAATACTCTAATTTAAGAACATTAACAAGACAg gtagtattatctatattaattataatagcTGTTGCAATATGTTGGACTGGTGGAACACAATTTTCAAAATCTGCTTTAATTATTGAtccaaaacatttttatgcTCCGTATACAATGACATGgtttaatacaaattttatgattttatGTTATCCTACATActtaatatacatattaataaGACATGACAGAGAcattgaatatttaaaaagttgtcATAATGAAGCTTTAAGAATATATCAAGTATATTCAATAAAATCTAAATTTGTACAATATTTGATGTCtacaatattatttcttatattttgGATTGGAgcaaattattgttattcaATGTCACTTGTATATGTTGCGGCATCAATTACAACATCAATTTCAGCCGCCAATACAGCAATTGTCTTAATATTATCATggattatattaaaagataaatttaacttttatcaaattatatcTATTGTATGTGCCGTGTCAGGAGTTGTGATTATCTCATTAGATAAATCAACATCTACTAATTCATCCTTTTGGGAACATTTTTTAGGTATATTGCTTGCAATATTATCAGCAGCATTCTCAGCTacttataaagttttttttaaaaaaataataggaAATGCAAATCTTGGGcaagtttcaatttttatgaCAGGTTTAGGAATGATGaatcttattattaatattataccatgcattttttttattatttataaaggAGAAATAATTGAATTTAGTTATATTCCATGGTTACCAATAATTGGAAGttctttattatcattattatttaattttttaattaattttggaATAGCATTATTACATCCTTTAGTTATAAGTATTGGAATGTTAATGGGAATcccattaaatataatagttgatattttatttagacatcttaatgttaaaaaagattttttaattggtggttctttaatattattaagttTTATTCTTATTGTATTTCCATtggatatatttataaaagaacattttaaaaaatggaGAAAAAATAGGAATAAGAATgcttaa
- a CDS encoding Transposase, ISXO2-like domain-containing protein yields MNSFQLDASIPDETAAVKFLQKRGLVPETKECENGHEMKLSFGAVIRWRCNLRSCRKQVGVRVGTWFQGTKMPLKTAIMFIYFWANKESSGERMKRELDVSPVTTVDWNSLLREVCLFMEKKDESKIGGKGLTVEVDETLFARRKNHAGRMLGQQRCFGGVCRETKECFVEPVADQTSETLMEVLKRRVAPETLIISDMWRGYSQVSASGYEHLKVNHKYNFVDPLTNAHTQNIERVWRSVKERSKKHNGTHRSMLEGYMHEFTWRKKNKDNEFESILRDIIIFNEYLNE; encoded by the coding sequence atgaattctTTCCAACTTGATGCATCCATCCCAGATGAAACTGCCGCTGTTAAATTTCTTCAAAAGCGTGGTTTAGTTCCTGAAACAAAGGAATGCGAAAATGGCCATGAAATGAAGCTATCTTTTGGCGCAGTGATTAGATGGAGATGCAACCTTAGAAGCTGCAGAAAACAGGTGGGAGTGCGGGTCGGAACATGGTTTCAGGGGACCAAAATGCCATTAAAAACGGCAATTATGTTTATCTATTTTTGGGCAAATAAGGAATCGTCCGGAGAAAGAATGAAAAGGGAATTGGACGTGTCTCCAGTTACTACAGTGGACTGGAACAGTCTTCTCAGGGAAGTGTGCCTTTTTATGGAGAAAAAGGACGAAAGTAAGATAGGAGGAAAGGGATTAACTGTGGAGGTTGATGAAACCCTCTTTGCGCGGAGGAAGAATCATGCCGGAAGAATGCTAGGGCAGCAGAGGTGTTTCGGAGGGGTTTGCAGGGAGACCAAGGAGTGTTTCGTGGAGCCTGTGGCGGATCAGACTTCAGAAACGTTAATGGAAGTGCTGAAGAGAAGGGTGGCTCCAGAAACGCTAATAATCTCAGATATGTGGAGGGGATACTCCCAAGTAAGTGCTTCTGGGTATGAGCACTTAAAAGTGAaccataaatataattttgtggATCCACTGACGAATGCTCATACCCAGAACATTGAAAGGGTCTGGAGATCCGTGAAGGAGAGGTCCAAGAAGCATAATGGGACGCACAGAAGCATGTTGGAGGGATACATGCATGAATTTACTTGGAGgaagaaaaataaagataatgaaTTTGAGTCCATTTTAAGGGacattattatctttaatgAGTATTTAAATGagtaa
- a CDS encoding Trypsin Inhibitor-like, cysteine rich domain-containing protein, with product MYLLKFTLILSFFIPLIAKDIEFFCPPNIKLERCFTRCSKHWSFIFKKTKKCYTICERIKCICKPEYELKDNRCVKSEKPSICPPNTFYTTCKSTCEPKCGEDPDSVICPLICDGEGCECHHPYALDEKGNCIERSKCPKTTVKPKPTLKSTTKKPISCPPNMVYTDCLSSCKLTCDEDPDKVVCDFMCRGEGCECVEPFALDKDGNCIERSKCPKSKPKRAKRTKRA from the coding sequence atgtatctattaaaatttacactaattttatcattttttataccTTTAATTGCTAAAGATATAGAGTTTTTTTGTCCaccaaatattaaattagaaAGATGTTTTACTAGGTGTTCAAAGCATTGGagctttatttttaaaaaaacaaaaaaatgttatacaATATGTGAAagaataaaatgtatttgtAAACCTGAATatgaattaaaagataacAGATGTGTAAAAAGTGAAAAACCTTCTATATGCCCACCTAATACGTTTTATACTACTTGTAAATCAACTTGTGAACCAAAATGTGGTGAAGATCCAGATTCAGTAATTTGCCCTTTAATTTGTGATGGAGAAGGATGTGAATGCCATCATCCATATGCTTTAGATGAAAAAGGTAATTGTATTGAGAGATCTAAGTGTCCAAAAACAACAGTAAAACCAAAACCAACACTAAAgtcaacaacaaaaaaaccTATTTCATGCCCACCTAATATGGTATATACAGATTGTTTGTCATCTTGTAAATTAACATGTGATGAGGATCCAGATAAAGTAGTGTGCGATTTTATGTGTAGAGGAGAAGGTTGTGAATGTGTAGAACCATTTGCTTTAGACAAAGATGGTAATTGTATTGAGAGATCTAAATGCCCAAAATCTAAACCTAAACGAGCAAAAAGAACAAAACGTGCTTag